The following are encoded in a window of Roseimaritima ulvae genomic DNA:
- a CDS encoding DUF58 domain-containing protein has protein sequence MFDSEFLKRLEYLSLLSKRVFKGQLLAQRRSKQLGGGVEFADHRDYLHGDDLRYLDWNVYARHGDLLLKRFQEEQDLHVYLLLDASESMNTGEPNKFLFARQIAAALAYIALADLDRVSIVAYDDKIVDTLPLMRGKDNVLALLRFLDQLKTGGKKTDLAAVASEFGRRAPRTGMVLIISDLFDQAGFRDGIDRLRHQRFDPHVIQIHTQQEAQPTLLGDVEFEDVESHQRRKVTVTERKLEEYKTLFANFNEDIQRYCRTYGLSHTRATTDVPFDAVLLKMMRATA, from the coding sequence ATGTTTGATTCCGAATTCCTCAAGCGTCTGGAATACCTTTCGCTGCTGTCCAAACGCGTTTTTAAAGGCCAATTGTTGGCTCAGAGGCGCAGCAAACAACTCGGCGGCGGCGTGGAATTCGCCGATCATCGCGATTATTTGCACGGCGACGACCTGCGATATCTGGACTGGAACGTATATGCCCGGCATGGCGATTTGCTGTTGAAGCGTTTTCAGGAAGAGCAGGATCTGCACGTCTACCTGCTACTGGACGCCAGCGAGAGCATGAACACGGGGGAGCCGAACAAGTTCCTGTTCGCTCGCCAGATCGCCGCCGCGTTGGCCTACATCGCTCTGGCTGATCTGGATCGCGTCAGCATCGTGGCTTACGACGACAAAATCGTTGACACGCTGCCGCTGATGCGTGGCAAAGACAATGTATTGGCGCTGCTGAGGTTTCTGGACCAACTGAAAACCGGCGGCAAAAAAACCGATCTGGCTGCGGTGGCCAGCGAGTTCGGCCGTCGAGCCCCCCGCACCGGCATGGTTCTGATCATCAGCGACCTGTTCGACCAAGCCGGTTTTCGCGACGGCATCGATCGCCTGCGACATCAGCGTTTCGATCCCCACGTGATCCAAATTCACACCCAGCAAGAAGCCCAACCGACGTTGCTGGGCGATGTGGAATTCGAGGACGTGGAATCTCACCAACGGCGCAAAGTCACCGTCACCGAACGGAAACTGGAAGAATACAAAACCCTGTTCGCCAATTTCAACGAAGACATCCAGCGGTACTGCCGCACCTACGGCTTAAGCCATACGCGAGCGACCACCGATGTGCCCTTCGACGCCGTCCTGCTAAAAATGATGCGTGCCACCGCGTAA
- a CDS encoding YggS family pyridoxal phosphate-dependent enzyme, translated as MITFHQPLPPADLATVRDNWLRLVEDVAKAAADAGRTAADVQIVGVTKYVDPPTAACLVAAGCHHLGENRPQKLWEKAQWMQQQSSDPDRIRWHMIGHLQRNKIRRTVPLLHLLHSVDSPRLATALSEVVSDSREADAAPLDVLLEVNVTGDESKTGMLPDQARQTLESLLAQPAIRVQGLMGMAGIAADPAECRRQFATIRQLRDDWQSEYSMVLPQLSMGMSGDFAEAIAEGATIIRVGTRLFAGL; from the coding sequence ATGATCACCTTCCACCAACCGCTGCCCCCCGCCGACCTGGCGACGGTTCGCGACAACTGGCTGCGGCTCGTCGAGGACGTCGCCAAAGCCGCCGCGGACGCTGGCCGAACGGCGGCCGACGTGCAGATTGTCGGCGTCACCAAATACGTTGATCCGCCCACGGCCGCTTGCCTGGTCGCGGCGGGTTGTCACCACTTGGGCGAAAACCGGCCGCAGAAACTGTGGGAAAAGGCGCAGTGGATGCAACAACAGTCCAGCGATCCAGACCGCATTCGCTGGCACATGATCGGACATTTGCAACGCAATAAGATTCGCCGCACCGTGCCCCTGCTGCATCTGCTGCACAGCGTCGATAGCCCGCGATTGGCGACGGCGCTGAGCGAAGTGGTGAGTGATTCGCGGGAGGCGGACGCGGCACCGCTGGACGTGTTGCTGGAAGTCAACGTCACCGGCGACGAATCCAAAACCGGCATGCTCCCCGACCAAGCGCGGCAGACGCTCGAGTCCCTGTTGGCTCAACCAGCGATCCGCGTCCAGGGTTTGATGGGCATGGCCGGCATCGCAGCCGACCCGGCTGAATGTCGCCGGCAATTTGCCACGATTCGCCAACTGCGCGACGACTGGCAATCGGAGTACAGTATGGTGTTACCGCAATTATCGATGGGCATGAGCGGTGATTTTGCCGAAGCGATTGCTGAAGGGGCGACCATCATCCGTGTCGGCACCCGATTGTTTGCAGGACTCTAG
- a CDS encoding GTP-binding protein has protein sequence MTTRFVLLGGFLGAGKTTLISQLAHRYVAAGKRVGIVTNDQAADLVDTQNLRGQGFDVGEVAGACFCCSFNNLVETAASLSKDQTPDIILAEPVGSCTDLVATVLLPLQQMYGDDFQLAPFGVLLKPSHGMRILDPEAGRSGFSPDAEYIFRKQLDEADYLMIGRSDQLTAEQLENCKQLLSAAAPDVPLLAVSPKTGEGVEQVMGYIESPLTAGRRVLSIDYQRYAVGEAEMGWVNLSAAASGEGEFDLDRISQTLVADIAQQIESSEGEIAHLKVSVGASGRNAVANVVSTGGGVDVGLQAGRLAKAPIEIIVNARVAMDPAILETICTAATHRVAQSHALELTNCTAHALRPGAPQPTHRVTT, from the coding sequence ATGACCACCCGTTTTGTGCTGCTCGGCGGCTTTCTTGGTGCCGGCAAAACCACGTTGATTTCGCAGTTGGCTCATCGCTACGTGGCCGCCGGAAAACGCGTGGGGATCGTCACCAACGACCAAGCGGCCGATCTGGTCGACACCCAAAACCTCCGCGGCCAAGGTTTTGACGTCGGCGAAGTCGCCGGGGCCTGCTTCTGTTGCAGCTTCAACAATCTGGTCGAAACCGCGGCCAGCCTGTCCAAGGATCAAACGCCCGACATCATCCTCGCCGAACCGGTCGGCAGCTGTACGGATCTGGTGGCCACCGTGCTCCTGCCACTGCAACAGATGTACGGTGATGACTTCCAACTGGCGCCCTTTGGCGTGCTGTTAAAACCCAGCCATGGGATGCGGATTCTAGATCCGGAAGCCGGACGCAGCGGGTTTTCGCCGGACGCCGAATACATATTCCGCAAACAGTTGGACGAAGCCGACTACCTGATGATCGGCCGCAGCGATCAGCTGACCGCCGAACAGCTGGAAAACTGCAAACAACTGTTGTCCGCCGCCGCACCCGACGTGCCCTTGTTGGCGGTTAGCCCCAAAACGGGCGAAGGTGTCGAGCAGGTTATGGGGTATATCGAATCACCGCTGACCGCCGGTCGTCGCGTGTTGTCGATCGACTACCAACGCTACGCGGTGGGCGAAGCCGAAATGGGCTGGGTTAACCTGAGCGCTGCAGCAAGCGGCGAGGGAGAATTCGATCTCGATCGCATCAGTCAAACCCTGGTGGCCGATATCGCTCAGCAGATCGAATCATCCGAAGGGGAAATTGCGCATTTAAAAGTTTCGGTGGGAGCCAGCGGCCGCAATGCCGTGGCCAACGTGGTTAGTACCGGAGGCGGCGTCGACGTCGGCTTACAGGCCGGGCGTCTGGCCAAGGCTCCGATCGAAATCATCGTCAACGCTCGCGTGGCAATGGACCCGGCGATCCTGGAAACGATCTGCACGGCCGCGACCCACCGCGTTGCTCAGTCGCACGCCCTGGAGCTGACCAATTGCACCGCCCACGCCCTGCGTCCCGGAGCTCCCCAGCCCACCCACAGAGTGACCACGTAG
- the yidC gene encoding membrane protein insertase YidC, whose protein sequence is MERRLLSWVIASTAFLFIYIALNGMFGPPRPADLPADGPDGQGGDAVAAVDPDVPPAEDAADPDAADSEGDGDEPPRPSEASWQTLGSFDPESGYRMLVYLNSRGAGIERIELTERKDNGRLKYRRVDVLGGYAGYMALQNLPDQDGAVVHVIGPGTPVALAKSLQDGTADGLQPGDIITAMQDLPVVDYQSYEAALTEFKPDTKVTLSVERGSQTLQFEVTLTEHPLDLIRLSSRGGEDEIVGNLDRLSCLLTLSAVGKRELKETDRELPSLPTQHNEIWDVVDQPADIGAAQTASYRLPVSRQALRRMEAGAVDLIHRYTLQPESYLVEMEVGVENKSDEAQQLGYRLEGPNGITLEGWWYSNKISPNFGGAGARDVIYRTQSDGHVLWGTYPLIKEARDKTSGPAKLLFAPQDSEASRQLSYIGVDAQYFTVAYIPDGEQPFDQYKRAAATLVADVSALPKHKERAANTSFFLDSQTAEVAPGETLMHKVQMFAGPKQKELMAAHGLSDAIYYGWFSMIAKPLQELLHVLKKYVVQNYAVAIVLLTLMVRMLMFPLGRRAAVHAQKMQELAPELKKIGEKYKDDMEGRLKAQRELQQRAGFNPLSGCLPMFIQLPIFIGLYRCLSVDIELRQAALSPSLQWCSNLAAPDMLAYWGDWMWEYFSGRGTGWLGPYFNILPIVVMGLFLLQQKMFMPPATDEQTAMTQKVMSFMTIFMGFLFFRVPSGLCIYFITSSLWGIAERKLVKKTLPPKGEGDLALATSAGAADTSRNGDSGGSKSLGDRIRDRISNEPPPALPPAKRKRPNLKKKK, encoded by the coding sequence GTGGAACGCCGTCTTCTCTCTTGGGTCATCGCCTCGACCGCCTTTCTGTTCATCTATATCGCTCTGAACGGGATGTTCGGGCCTCCCCGACCTGCGGACCTGCCCGCCGACGGGCCCGATGGCCAAGGCGGTGACGCGGTCGCCGCTGTGGATCCCGATGTCCCGCCGGCCGAAGACGCCGCGGACCCCGATGCCGCGGATTCCGAGGGCGACGGTGACGAACCGCCACGGCCCAGCGAGGCCTCCTGGCAAACCCTGGGCTCGTTCGACCCCGAGTCCGGTTACCGGATGCTGGTTTATCTGAACAGCCGTGGAGCGGGGATCGAACGCATCGAGCTGACCGAACGCAAGGACAACGGCCGGCTGAAGTATCGCCGCGTCGACGTGCTGGGCGGCTATGCCGGCTACATGGCCCTACAAAACCTGCCCGACCAGGATGGAGCGGTGGTGCATGTGATCGGGCCCGGCACTCCTGTCGCCTTGGCCAAATCGCTGCAAGACGGCACGGCCGATGGCTTGCAACCCGGCGACATCATCACCGCCATGCAAGACTTGCCTGTTGTCGACTACCAAAGCTACGAAGCGGCGCTGACCGAGTTCAAACCGGATACCAAGGTAACACTTTCGGTCGAACGCGGCAGCCAGACGCTGCAGTTCGAAGTCACTCTGACCGAACACCCCTTGGATTTGATCCGGCTGTCCAGCCGCGGTGGCGAAGATGAAATTGTCGGCAACCTTGATCGTCTGTCCTGCTTGCTGACGTTGTCGGCGGTCGGCAAACGCGAATTAAAAGAAACCGACCGCGAGCTGCCTTCGCTGCCGACGCAGCATAATGAGATCTGGGACGTGGTGGACCAACCGGCCGACATCGGAGCTGCACAGACGGCTTCGTATCGCTTGCCGGTCTCGCGGCAAGCCCTCCGGCGGATGGAAGCCGGGGCGGTGGACCTGATCCATCGCTACACGCTGCAGCCGGAAAGCTATCTGGTTGAGATGGAAGTTGGGGTGGAAAACAAAAGCGATGAGGCTCAGCAACTGGGCTACCGACTGGAAGGCCCCAATGGCATCACGCTGGAAGGCTGGTGGTACTCCAACAAAATCAGCCCTAACTTTGGTGGCGCGGGCGCCCGTGACGTGATCTATCGCACGCAAAGTGACGGACACGTGCTGTGGGGCACTTACCCGCTGATCAAAGAAGCTCGCGACAAGACCTCCGGGCCGGCAAAGCTGCTGTTCGCGCCTCAGGATTCGGAGGCCTCGCGTCAGTTGAGCTACATCGGCGTGGACGCGCAGTATTTCACGGTGGCTTACATTCCCGATGGCGAGCAGCCGTTCGATCAGTACAAGCGAGCTGCCGCGACGTTGGTGGCCGACGTATCGGCATTGCCCAAGCATAAAGAACGCGCCGCCAACACTTCGTTCTTCCTGGACAGTCAAACCGCGGAAGTGGCCCCGGGGGAAACGTTGATGCACAAGGTGCAAATGTTCGCCGGTCCCAAGCAAAAAGAATTGATGGCGGCCCATGGGTTGTCCGACGCGATCTATTACGGTTGGTTCTCGATGATCGCCAAACCGCTGCAGGAGCTGCTGCATGTGTTGAAAAAGTATGTGGTGCAAAACTATGCGGTGGCGATTGTGTTGCTGACGTTGATGGTCCGCATGCTGATGTTCCCGCTGGGACGTCGTGCAGCCGTGCATGCACAGAAGATGCAAGAGTTGGCTCCCGAGCTGAAGAAGATCGGCGAGAAATACAAAGATGACATGGAAGGCCGCCTCAAGGCGCAGCGCGAACTGCAGCAACGAGCCGGCTTTAACCCGCTCTCGGGTTGCTTACCGATGTTTATTCAGCTGCCCATCTTTATCGGTCTGTATCGCTGCCTGTCGGTCGATATCGAATTGCGACAAGCGGCGCTGAGCCCCTCGCTGCAGTGGTGCAGCAACCTGGCCGCGCCCGACATGTTGGCCTACTGGGGCGACTGGATGTGGGAATACTTTTCCGGTCGCGGCACCGGCTGGCTGGGCCCGTACTTCAATATCCTGCCGATCGTGGTGATGGGGCTGTTCCTGTTGCAGCAGAAAATGTTCATGCCGCCGGCGACCGACGAACAAACGGCGATGACCCAGAAAGTCATGTCCTTCATGACCATCTTTATGGGCTTCCTGTTCTTCCGTGTTCCCAGCGGGCTGTGTATCTACTTCATCACCAGCAGCCTGTGGGGCATCGCCGAACGGAAGCTGGTCAAGAAGACCCTGCCGCCCAAGGGCGAGGGCGACCTGGCTTTGGCAACGTCGGCAGGCGCGGCGGACACGTCGCGGAACGGCGATAGCGGCGGCAGCAAAAGCCTGGGCGACCGGATCCGCGATCGGATCTCCAACGAGCCCCCGCCCGCACTGCCACCAGCCAAACGCAAACGCCCTAACCTAAAGAAGAAGAAGTAA
- the rpsU gene encoding 30S ribosomal protein S21 has translation MVKLVVRDRESIQEAVRRFRKLVERSGIKKEMRRREYYEKPSETKRRARLRAERRGRRTRLLAGG, from the coding sequence ATGGTTAAGTTAGTGGTTCGTGACCGAGAAAGCATTCAGGAGGCCGTACGGCGTTTCCGCAAATTGGTCGAGCGGAGCGGAATCAAGAAAGAGATGCGTCGCCGCGAGTATTACGAAAAACCCAGCGAAACCAAGCGTCGCGCTCGATTGCGAGCCGAACGACGCGGCCGCCGCACACGCTTGCTAGCAGGCGGCTAA
- a CDS encoding alpha-amylase family glycosyl hydrolase, giving the protein MIDLQEVGAHVSHDGNQWLVRIGIYLPGIRYADGYRVRVRVIHRRDQFVAAIKPLDFDLFCHDDHDLDLWDTTVNVTANRGIGSFGDEGIYHYRFQLLRGQDVIVEWFSDPFARRSAPGTHAAFVLDSGAASFAWSDDAWRTPEVDDLVVYELHIDEFNRTFDGVVDRLDYLLGLGVNVLELMPVSNVKEDIEWGYTPLGYFAPDERYGGPEGMKRMVDACHAKGIAVIVDAVYAHAHAEFPYSLLYDRVGEPNSMMGVYQGEFFSRPGTDYAKEFTREFFWEVNRYWIDEYHIDGFRYDYVPGMYEGPTGRGYSRLVHRTYNYAKSVSRFSVGDGTDRTRIIQCAEHLPDPQGVLRNTYTNCCWQNALLDKAADMGRHGYVDDQFVHLLDPSYIGYPEAYRHPTSGESFPVAPFQYIETHDHGRFLARVAPTGEQDVLQQPFGDRGQFYIVQPFIIAMYTAKGIPMLWQGQEFAENWGVPHHGFGRILFRRDVHWEHFYDREGRALLRLHRRLGELRRSSPALRSRGYFYYYFDPQQLQRGVVCYRREATNGSGETLLVFLNFSSTDQQGWAPFPHAGTWTELLDADSPGGADSVTVDEPEQWHAVSLPAHYGAIYRISI; this is encoded by the coding sequence ATGATTGATTTGCAGGAAGTCGGGGCTCACGTCAGCCATGATGGCAATCAATGGTTGGTTCGCATCGGCATCTATCTTCCCGGCATCCGCTATGCGGACGGATATCGTGTGCGGGTGCGGGTTATTCATCGTCGTGATCAATTCGTTGCCGCGATCAAACCTCTGGATTTCGATCTCTTCTGTCACGACGACCATGATTTGGATCTCTGGGATACGACTGTTAATGTGACCGCTAATCGCGGGATCGGTTCGTTCGGCGACGAGGGGATTTACCATTACCGGTTCCAGCTACTGCGTGGGCAAGACGTTATCGTCGAATGGTTCAGTGATCCCTTTGCCCGCAGAAGTGCGCCGGGAACTCACGCTGCATTCGTACTCGATTCGGGGGCTGCATCATTTGCCTGGTCCGATGATGCTTGGCGGACACCCGAAGTCGATGATCTGGTTGTCTACGAGTTGCATATCGATGAATTCAATCGAACGTTCGACGGCGTCGTCGATCGCCTGGACTACCTGCTGGGGCTCGGCGTCAACGTGTTAGAGTTGATGCCCGTCAGCAATGTCAAAGAAGACATCGAATGGGGCTACACGCCGCTCGGATACTTCGCACCGGACGAACGCTACGGGGGCCCCGAAGGCATGAAGCGAATGGTGGATGCCTGCCACGCCAAAGGGATCGCCGTGATCGTGGATGCGGTCTACGCGCACGCGCACGCCGAGTTTCCTTACTCGTTGTTATACGATCGGGTTGGTGAGCCCAACTCGATGATGGGCGTGTATCAAGGAGAGTTCTTTTCGCGTCCCGGCACCGACTACGCGAAGGAGTTCACCCGCGAGTTCTTCTGGGAAGTCAACCGCTACTGGATCGATGAATATCACATCGACGGTTTCCGCTATGACTATGTGCCCGGGATGTATGAGGGCCCGACTGGCCGAGGATACTCTCGGCTAGTGCATCGCACCTACAACTATGCGAAGAGTGTCTCGCGGTTTAGTGTTGGTGACGGAACGGATCGGACGCGGATCATCCAGTGCGCCGAACACCTGCCGGACCCCCAGGGTGTGTTGCGGAACACGTACACGAATTGCTGTTGGCAGAATGCGTTGCTCGACAAAGCTGCTGATATGGGCCGACACGGCTATGTGGACGATCAATTCGTGCACCTGCTTGACCCCAGCTACATCGGCTATCCGGAAGCATACCGTCATCCGACGTCCGGCGAATCGTTTCCGGTCGCCCCCTTTCAGTACATCGAGACGCACGATCACGGCAGGTTTCTGGCCCGGGTAGCCCCCACCGGTGAACAGGATGTACTTCAGCAGCCGTTCGGCGACCGTGGGCAGTTTTATATTGTTCAGCCTTTTATCATCGCGATGTATACGGCAAAAGGGATCCCGATGCTTTGGCAGGGGCAGGAGTTCGCGGAAAATTGGGGCGTGCCGCATCATGGGTTTGGCCGGATTCTGTTTCGCAGAGATGTGCACTGGGAACATTTCTACGATCGTGAAGGCCGGGCGCTGCTGAGGCTGCACCGGCGACTGGGCGAGCTGAGGCGGAGCAGTCCGGCACTGCGCAGCCGCGGATATTTCTACTATTACTTTGACCCACAACAGCTCCAACGCGGGGTCGTCTGTTATCGCCGCGAAGCCACCAATGGCAGTGGCGAAACGCTGCTGGTATTCCTGAATTTTTCGTCAACTGATCAGCAGGGCTGGGCTCCTTTTCCGCACGCCGGGACCTGGACGGAGCTGTTGGATGCCGACTCGCCAGGAGGAGCCGATTCCGTGACGGTCGACGAGCCGGAACAATGGCACGCTGTCTCCTTGCCGGCTCACTACGGAGCGATCTATCGCATTTCGATCTGA